The region TCCTCGAACGGGGCCGGGATCGCCGGCAGCGCGTTCGGGACGTTCACCGCCGCCTCCGTCAGCGTGGGGGTGCTCGGCGGGCCGGCGGTCGACCTGACGAACGGGACGGCGGCGGCCTCCTTCCGCGCCCTCTCGTCCAGCGGGAGCGGCTCGGAGGGCGTGCGCCTGGTCTCGGTGTCGGGCAGCTTCCAGGTCACCGGCGACGGCGCCACGGCGGGGTCGGGCGGCACCATCCAGAACACCAGCGTCGGCTACCGGGTGGTGCCGAACGGGAGCTCGACCCTGACGGTGGACGTCCGCCGCAGCGTGCTGCGCGACATCGCCACGAACGGCGTCTTCGTGGCCGCGGCGGCGGCCGGCAGCAGTGGCACCACCACGCTGGTCTTCAAGCACAACCAGGTGACGTCGACGGTCTCCGGCAAGGGCGGCTCGGTGCTGGTGCTCGGGCAGCAGTCGACCACCACCGTGGTGGACGTCACCGACAACACCTTCAGCAACGTGAGCGGGAACGGGCTGGTGAACGTCGACGCCCGCGACGCCTCCACCATCCGCGGCACCATCGCGCGCAACTCCATCAGCAACGCCGGCGCCGCGGGGATGGTGGTCTCCGTCGAGGCGGGCGGCGCGGCGCAGGTGGTGATCGACGACAACGACATCACCAGCGTGGGCTCCGACGGGATCCAGGCGGCCAACTTCGGCGGCGCGGGCACGTCGAGCCTGGACCTGGTGCTGACTAACAACACGGTGAACGGCCACAACCAGAATCCGTCGAACGCGTTCGTCGCGGGGATCGCGGTGTTCAGGTTCGAGGACGACGTCTGCCTGGCGATGACCGGGAACACGGTGACCGGCACGCCGGCGGGCTTCTTCGACGCCTACCTGGACGGCAACTTCGGCGGCGACGGAGGCGCGATCACGTACGAGAGCAGCGGCTCGGGCCCGCTGACCGACGCGGAACTGGTGGCGGACAACTCCGGGCTGACGCAGGCGAACGTCTTCGTCTCCAGCGTGAACAAGTCGAACGGCGCCACCTGCGCGCGGCCGTAAGGCCCGCTGGAGCGCCGTGACGAAGGGCCGGGCGGCTGCTGCCGCCCGGCCCCTCGTCTATTCACCTCATGACCACCCGGCGGTGTCCGTCGGCCGGGTGTGCGCCGCCGCTCACCCGCACGGCTGGGCGGCGGGCTGCAGCTGGTTCCCGTTCAGGGCGTTGCGGCCGATCTTCCAACTCCACGCGGTGGCCTCGGTGGGCGAGAACTCGCGGCTGCGGATGTTGTCGGTGCCGCCGGCCGCGGCGTTGCCCGAGCCGCCGTAGCCCAGCCGGTTCTCGCCTCCGCCCAGCGGCTCGGCCAGCAGCGTGATCTGCCCGCCGCTGGGGGAGACGCGCAGGCACCCCGACTGCCCCGGCTGCAGGCGCAGGCTGGTGGCGCCGCGGCCGGTGACGCGGAGCTGGTCGGTGGTGCTGTTCTCCACCAGCACGGTGACGCGGCTGTCGGTGCCGCCGGGGGCCGGCCCGGTGCCGCCCCCGGCGCCGCCGGAGGCGCATCCGGCGGCGAGGGCGAGCAGGGCGGCGAGCGGTGTTCTCCTCATGGCTCTCTTCGGGGTGGTGGGGACGGGTCGGACTCCGAACGGACCCGCGCCGCCGCGCGACGCTCCCGGCGCGAGGGTCGTCCGCTCAGGTGAAGACGGCCTCGTACTGCATCCCCTCCGCGTCGGGGCCCACGGGGACCAGGAAGATCTCGAACGGCTCCATGTGGTCGTTCTCGACGCGGTAGATCTGCTGGGGGACGTACGCGTCGTGCGGGGCGTGGAAGAGGAGCGTGAACGGCTGGCGCGGCCGGCGGGCGCCCTCGGCCCCCCAGGGGGTGACGGAGGTCAGCCGGGCGCGCATCTCCCACTGGTCGTCCACGATGACGCGGAACGTCTCGCCGATGCGCGGCGTGAAGGAGTCGGCGGTGAAGGTGTCGAGCATATCTCATCCTCTGGGGTTCGGGATCATGCCTCGTCGCGGTTTCGACTTCGCTGTGCCTGGGCCAACCCTTCACTCGTATATACCGTGAAAGCTACAAGCAACAGAACCGGGCCGCAAAATACCTCGAACAAAGTGAGGAGCTGTGGGAACCAGTGCTTGGGCGAGATGTCGCCGTATCCGATCGTTGCGATCGTGACACCGCTGTAGTAGACGGCCTCGACCACGTTCGCGAATTCGTAGCAATTCCTGAACATGCATCTGGGAAGAAGAAGGTAGATCAGCGCGAAGTCGTTGATCACTTCCATGTAGCTGAAGAATGCCAGCTCGATGCGCTTCCTGAAACCGAGGGAACTCCTGGGCTCGCCAGGCTCGAATTTGTCGAGCGCGTCGCGGACGAAAGCCGAGAAGATCTCCACGATTCGAGAAACCGGATAAATCCAGATAAAAGAGATCAGAAACCACCGGGTCAGCATCGATGGCTCTTCGAGCGAATGCTGCAGCTCGAACAATGCCACGAGAGCGAGCAGAGTCAGAGAGACGGCGAAGTATCCGTAATTGTGCTGGATGATTCGTCTCGCTTTTGCGTCAGCTCCTCCGGAATGCTTCGCCAACTCGTAGCGATAGATCGAATAGGCGTACGTCGGGAACAGAAGGGTCCAGGAATTTCGTGGGATTTTCATGATCCAGGACTCGGTGCGAGAACCATCACCTACCAGGGCTTATGCCGCCCCAGCTGCAAAATTGGATGGCGAGGAGGTGACCCGAGGCTTCGGTACTTCGGCCGGACGCGCGCTCAGGCGCCCAGCGGGAGCCGCACGGTGAACACCGTCCCCCGGCCGACGGTGCTGGCCACCGTCACGTCGCCGCCCAGGAGCGCGGAGTAGCGGCGGGTGACGGTGAGCCCGAGCCCGGTGCCCCCCTCGCGCCGCGTGCGCGACTGGTCGAGCTGGGTGAACGGGGCGAAGATCGTCTCCCAGTGCTCGGGCGGGATGCCGGGGCCGGTGTCGCGCACCTCGAACACCGCGGCCGCGCCTGCGCCGTCGCAGCGGGCGGCGAGCGTCACCGAGCCGTGGTCGGTGAACTTCACCGCGTTGGAGAGCAGGTTCAGCAGGATCTGCCGCAGCTTGGACCGGTCGGTGCAGAGCGGGGCGGGGAACGGCGCCACGTCGACCTCCAAGGCCAGCCCCTTGCGGGCGGCCAGCGGCTGGACGACGGAGGCGACCTCGGCCGCCAGCGCCGCCACGTCCACGGCGTCGCGGCGGAGCGTCTCCTCGCCCGCCTCGATGCGCGACAGGCTCAGGAGCTGGTCGATCAGCTCGCGCAGGAGGGCGGCGCTGGCCAGGATGCGGTCCAGGTGGTGCCGCTGCGTCTCGTTCACCCGCCCCACCACTTCGCCGACCAGGAGCTCCCCGTAGCCGATGATGGCGTTGAGCGGGGTGCGCAGCTCGTGCGAGACCACCGCCAGGAAATCGCTCTTGGCCCGGCTGGCGGCCTCGGCCTCGTCCTTCAGGCGCAGCAGGTCGGTGACGTCGCGGGTGAGGCAGCGCGTGTGGACGAACTCGCCGCCGCGGAAGAGGACGTTGGAGTTGATCAGCACGTGCCTGAACGTGCCGTCCTTGCCGCGCATGCGCGCCTCGTAGTCCAGCAGCGTCTCCCCGCGGGCCAGGCGCGCCAGGATGTCGTCGATGACGTGCGGGTCGGCGTGGAACTCGGCGATGTGGTGGCCGACGTACTCCTCGGGCGCGTAGCCCAGCA is a window of Longimicrobium sp. DNA encoding:
- a CDS encoding potassium channel family protein — encoded protein: MKIPRNSWTLLFPTYAYSIYRYELAKHSGGADAKARRIIQHNYGYFAVSLTLLALVALFELQHSLEEPSMLTRWFLISFIWIYPVSRIVEIFSAFVRDALDKFEPGEPRSSLGFRKRIELAFFSYMEVINDFALIYLLLPRCMFRNCYEFANVVEAVYYSGVTIATIGYGDISPKHWFPQLLTLFEVFCGPVLLLVAFTVYTSEGLAQAQRSRNRDEA
- a CDS encoding PAS domain S-box protein is translated as MTADTLAFPTSALPEGAPPAPSPGQEWSARLLDALQQAVVVTDPAGVILAWNRHAEALYGWRAGEVLGRSVLEVTPAELSADEAARILERLARGESWSGDFLVRRRDGTAFYAHVTDTPMLDAEGRLVGIVGVSHDVTARKAAEEELRRSAEELADFFDNASMGLHWVAADGTILRANRTELEMLGYAPEEYVGHHIAEFHADPHVIDDILARLARGETLLDYEARMRGKDGTFRHVLINSNVLFRGGEFVHTRCLTRDVTDLLRLKDEAEAASRAKSDFLAVVSHELRTPLNAIIGYGELLVGEVVGRVNETQRHHLDRILASAALLRELIDQLLSLSRIEAGEETLRRDAVDVAALAAEVASVVQPLAARKGLALEVDVAPFPAPLCTDRSKLRQILLNLLSNAVKFTDHGSVTLAARCDGAGAAAVFEVRDTGPGIPPEHWETIFAPFTQLDQSRTRREGGTGLGLTVTRRYSALLGGDVTVASTVGRGTVFTVRLPLGA